AGAAAGTAGTTATGCCAATCGTTCCTGAAGACGAAACCGAACAGCTGCGGCGCAGATACTTCAAGACCGGACGCTCCTTCCGTCCACTTGCGCAGTGCAATGATCAGCCTCCGCACAATAAACCCGAATCCCATGGTGGTCAGAGCCAAATACATACCGCTTATGCGCAAGGCCGGAAAACCGATGACGATCCCGAACAGCCCGGTAATCAATGGCGTAATGAGCATGGAAAGGCCGAAAGGTACGCCTACCTGATCAACCAAGATAGCCGAGGTATAGGCACCAATGGCGAGAAACGCAGCATGCCCAAGGGAGATCAGCCCGGTGAATCCGCTGAGAAGATCCAGCCCGACAGTGAGGATGATATAGATGCCGGCAATGTTGAGAATAAAAAGGTAGTACCGATAGCTGAAAGTCATTCCTCTCACAACAAACGGCAGGACAAAGATGAAGAGGACCAGAAAAGGGATCCACTTCAGGTTTTCGTCTTCGTATCTACCCTTCACGATCGTTAGACGTTAGGCGCAATTGCGGCAGACTGTTCAGTTCTGATCTTTTCACATCATTCCCAAATAGCTTGATCACCGCGTTTCCGAGTCACGTAGCCTCCTAATCACTCAGTTACCTAATCTCCTCATTACAGAATCCCCTGGTCACCTGATCACACCTTTCTTATTTCCTCTTGCCCAAGAATCCCCGCCGGCCTGATCATAAGTACAACGATCAAGACGATCCAGACGGTGACGTCGTTTATCTCTTTGATCCAGGCAAAGTTGTAAGAAAGGGTTCCGAGACTGAGCGTTTCGATGACACCCAGTATAACACCGCCGATGATAGCCCCAGGGATGGAGCCAAATCCTCCCAGAACAGCTGCGGGAAAGGCTTTCAAACCGAGATAGCCCATGTTTGTATCAAGGAGTGTCCGGGGCGCCAAGAGGATGCCGCCAACAGTGGCCACCAGTGCAGAGAAGATCCAAACATTACGATAAACCTTCTTGATTGGAATCCCCATGAGTTGAGCCGCCATGGGATCTTCCGCTGTGGCCTGCATAGCTACCCCCCACTTCGTCCTCTTGAAAAAGAGATAGAAGAGGCTCACAAGCATAACAGCACTCACAATAATGAAGATGTCCAGAACGGAAATAGTCACTCCGCCCAGGGCGATAACACGATTACCAAAGGGTGATTCGGGAATGTGAGTGATGGGTCCGACGATCATGGCCGTCCCGGCCCGCAGGATGATAGAAGCGCTGATAGTAGCCATAATAATAGAAAAGACCGATTCATTTTTCAGGGGGCGATTGATCACCAGATCAAGGAAAGCGCCAAACAGAACGGAGAACAGCATTGCCCCGGCGAATGCCAGCAAGAAGCGGAGACCTATTCCAAGTCCAGTTGACGCGGCAAGCTGCGACACCAGATAGAAGTTCACATAGGCGCCCACCATCATCAGCTCGCCTTGAGCAAAGTTGACGACTTCTGTCGCCTTGAAGATGAGGGTGAATCCGAGGGCAATGAGGGCGTAAATGCACCCCAGCGCAACTCCGCTGACGATTTCCTGAGTGAGTCCCGTGAATGATTCAATCATGCTCTCAAAAACGGATTAGACTAGAACCGACTCCTGTACGGCCCAGTACCATGAAAGATTAATTCGCTGTGTCGCCTTCAGACGCTTTCTTCAGAACGGTCAGCAAATACGGTGTCTCTCCCTGAACCTTCATGTTCTCCACACCTGCAATATCGTCCCAATGCTCAGCGAACTTCTCAACACTTGCCGGCTCTTCCCCGAGGAAGATGCCAGGATTATAGGCCACCTGAACCCGGCCGAAAAATCCATAACTCGCATGGATGATTGAATTCGTCTGGGAGCATGATTCCGATACCAGATAGATCGCCGCCGCGGTAATGTGTTCTGGATCGCGAGATACTTCGGGAAGATCTGTTCTGTCCAAATCTTCCGTCATTCGAGTCATGGCCCCGGGAGAGATTGCATTAACTTTAATCCCGTACTTGGCCCCCTCTATAGCTAACACATGCATGAGCCCTATTTGTCCCATCTTTGCAGCGGCATAGTTCGCCTGCCCGAAATTACCAAACAGACCACTGGTGGAGGTCGTCAGCAAAATACGGCCGTATTTGCTCTCCTTCATGACTCTGAAGGCCGGCCTGGTTACGTAGTACGCTCCGTTGAGATGAACTTCAATGACGGACCGCCATTCATTTTCTTCCATCTTGGCAAAACTTCGGTCCCTCAGGATTCCAGCATTGTGAATAAGGATATCTATCTTTCCATACTCGTTGAGAGCAGCCTGGATAATTCCTTCGCCGCCTTCCTTGGTGTGGACGCCGTCGTAGTTTGCCGTCGCTTCACCACCTTCTTCCCTTATTCTATCCACAACTTCATCTGCCATGGTTCTCCCGCCGCCGGTGCCATCCCTGGCACTACCGAGATCATTCACTACCACTCTGCATCCGCGCCGGGCCAGCTCCAAGGCATAGGTTTCACCCAATCCTCCACCGGCACCGGTGACAACAGCTACTCGATCTTCAAACATGATTCTACTCATCTAGATCAGCGCCATTCGGCAATTCCGTCACTGATTATTGTATCACCATTAAGTTTGTCTACGGTGAATGATTCACTGTCACCGTCATATTCCGCATGGATCGCCAGTTCATCTCCCGGATAGACGGGAGAGGCAAATCTTACGTTGATAGACTTCAGCTTTGCCGGATCATCGTCACCGATAAGCTGATTGGCGGTGATACCCATGGTACACATTCCCTGAAGAATGTTGCCTCCCAGTCCCTGCCGCTCGCCGAACTCTCTGTCGATATGAATCAGGTTGAAATCACCGCTGGCTCCGGCATAGTAGAGAGGAAGATACTTGTCAATCTTAACGGTGAACGATCGCGTCTTACTCACTGAACTGTTTCCCCCGCTCGATGAGCGTACACGTCCCCTCACACACCATTTGTTCATCCTGATTGAGTGAGGTCGTCTTGATGATCAAAAACTCGTTGGTAACACCTGCGCGGTTTGTTTTCTGAAAGATATTCTCAATCTTGACCCCCGTGGTGACGAGATCCCCAGCTCTCACAACTTCCCCAAATACGAACTTCTGTTCGCCATGGACAATACGGGGTACTTCCATACCAAGGTCCCGGTCTTCAAAGATAACCTTCATGACCGCCGCACTGTAAACTGCGGCAAAAGTGGGCGGGGCTACAACTGTGCCATGTTTTGATTTTCCCGCGAATTCAGGATCGAAGTAGAAAGGGTTTGCAGAAAGAGTGGCCTTGGCATACTCCTTAATCTTTTCCCGGGACACCTCATATTCAACGGTGGAGTACTCCTTTCCGATCAATTCTCTGTTCATACGAGACTCCTCACTGGTCGATTCAAAACAGAAGTTGGACGGAATTTACTGCATGAAACGTTCAATTTAGGGACTTTTCTCTGTCATACGACTCAATCCCAAGTCTGTCCAAAATGATGCCTTGTTATATCGGGATATATCTCGCCTCAGTATTGATGTCAAGTGCCTCCCCATTAATGAAGAGTAAGTCTAATCTGTCCGCCGGCTCCTTCTTCGATAGACATACAGAACGATCAGTCCGGCCAAATTGGGAAGCCATATCTCGGGCTGGCCCCAGTTTATTCCGTCTACAGCAAAATCTGACAGCGGCCAGAACAGCTTGACAGGGAAATAGGCCTGTGTGTGAAACGGAAAGTCGAGCAAAATGTGGAAGGGCCACCCCAGCATGGCAAAGGCGAGATCCTTGCGCCTCGTTGCCACAATGCCGATGACCAGAAAAGCGCTGATAAAGCTGTGTGAAATATCATAATTGACAAAGAGCCATGCCGGAATGATGTTCAGCGGCGGCGCTCCGGACTGCACCGTCCCAGATAAAAGACGAAGCAACATGAACAACCCAAAGGAAGAAAGATCAGGCATGGCGCCGAAGAAGAGTGCCAGCCACCGATGTCCACGATAGCCAAACAGTCCACGGCCCCACAGTGCATGACTGAAGATATCCAACTAAGTCTGAAGCTCCGGGATATCCTCATAAAGCTTCAGCGCCTCGGGGTTCGCCAGAGCATCCCGATTCAGCGCCTCATCGCCGTGGATTATCTTCTTCACGGCGATCTCCACCTTCTTGCCGTTGATAGTGTACGGAATGTCGGCAATGGGCAGCACCTTCGCCGGTACGTGGCGCGGGGAGCATTGGGTGCGGATGTTCTGTTTAATCTGTTGAATCAACTCGCCTGAAAGCACCGCGCCATCGTTCATCTTCACGAAGAGGATCACCCGTTCGTCGCCCTGCCACTGCTGACCGATGGCAAGGCTGTCCTCCACTTCCGACATAGCTTCCACCACACGATAGATTTCCGCTGTGCCGATGCGGACACCGGCAGGATTGAGCGTGGCGTCGCTGCGGCCGAAGATATGGACGCCGCCGTGCTCGTTAACGGTAATGTAGTCGCCGTGGCTCCAGACGTTAGGGAAGTCGCTGAAGTAGGCCGCGTGGTACTTTTCGCCGTCTGGATCGTTCCAGAAATAGACAGGCATGGAGGGGAACGGCGCGGTGCAGACGAGCTCGCCCTTCTGCTCAAGTTGAGAATCCCCCTCTTCATCGTAGGAAGTTACTTTCATTCCCAATCCTCGGCACTGGAGTTCACCGCGATAGACAGGTAGCGCAGGATTCCCACCGGCAAAACAGGAGATAATATCAGTTCCTCCGGAGATGGACGCCAGAAGGACATCCGATTTGACATCACGATAGACGTAGTCAAAACTCTCTTCCACCAGGGGTGATCCCGTAGAGAGGATCGCCCGCAGCTTGCCCAGGTCAAACTCTTCCGCCGGCCTCACCCCGGCGGCTTCAGAGGCGGCGATAAACTTGGCGCTGGTGCCGAATACAGTAATCCCTAATTCTTCTGCCATACGCCACATGGTTCCCTCATCAGGATAGAAGGGTGAGCCGTCATAAAGAACAACCGTTGCGCCGATGGCTAGATTGCTAACCAGCCAGTTCCACATCATCCAGCCGCACGTCGTGAAGTAGAAGACGGTATCATCCTGAGTGATGTCGCAGTGAAGACGCAGTTCCTTCATGTGCTGAATGAGCGTGCCGCCGGCGCCGTGAACCATCGACTTGGGCAGGCCAGTCGTTCCGGAGGAGTACATGATGTAGAGGGGATGATCAAAAGGCAACTGCTGAAACTCCAGCGCCGGCACATCCCCGGTCGGCAGGAAATCCTCATAGTGGATGCCGCTGGCGATGTCGGCAATGTTTGCCCTCTCCCTTGTGTACGGAACTACCACAACTTTCTCCACGCTGGGAAGTTCGCCTAAGATGCCCCGCAGCTTTTCCAGCGAATCGATTGTCTTACCGTTGTAAAAGTACCCATCCGCCGCAAACAGCACCTTCGGCTCGATCTGGCTGAAGCGTTCGAGGACGCCCTTGATGCCGAAATCGGGAGA
This Candidatus Neomarinimicrobiota bacterium DNA region includes the following protein-coding sequences:
- a CDS encoding branched-chain amino acid ABC transporter permease, which gives rise to MIESFTGLTQEIVSGVALGCIYALIALGFTLIFKATEVVNFAQGELMMVGAYVNFYLVSQLAASTGLGIGLRFLLAFAGAMLFSVLFGAFLDLVINRPLKNESVFSIIMATISASIILRAGTAMIVGPITHIPESPFGNRVIALGGVTISVLDIFIIVSAVMLVSLFYLFFKRTKWGVAMQATAEDPMAAQLMGIPIKKVYRNVWIFSALVATVGGILLAPRTLLDTNMGYLGLKAFPAAVLGGFGSIPGAIIGGVILGVIETLSLGTLSYNFAWIKEINDVTVWIVLIVVLMIRPAGILGQEEIRKV
- a CDS encoding branched-chain amino acid ABC transporter permease — translated: MKGRYEDENLKWIPFLVLFIFVLPFVVRGMTFSYRYYLFILNIAGIYIILTVGLDLLSGFTGLISLGHAAFLAIGAYTSAILVDQVGVPFGLSMLITPLITGLFGIVIGFPALRISGMYLALTTMGFGFIVRRLIIALRKWTEGASGLEVSAPQLFGFVFRNDWHNYFLIYLFVIISVVFARRIVKSKLGRAFMAIRDSEQAAQAAGVSLSRYKLVSFFISAVFAGFAGVLFAHTSKLITTDHFDLLLSIKFIIYALVGGIGSIYGVVLGTLTIVLLEYLFIPIFKDWLLTVVPIEAGDIQALIFGLIMFLFIIFQPTGLYGMWL
- a CDS encoding SDR family NAD(P)-dependent oxidoreductase, which codes for MFEDRVAVVTGAGGGLGETYALELARRGCRVVVNDLGSARDGTGGGRTMADEVVDRIREEGGEATANYDGVHTKEGGEGIIQAALNEYGKIDILIHNAGILRDRSFAKMEENEWRSVIEVHLNGAYYVTRPAFRVMKESKYGRILLTTSTSGLFGNFGQANYAAAKMGQIGLMHVLAIEGAKYGIKVNAISPGAMTRMTEDLDRTDLPEVSRDPEHITAAAIYLVSESCSQTNSIIHASYGFFGRVQVAYNPGIFLGEEPASVEKFAEHWDDIAGVENMKVQGETPYLLTVLKKASEGDTAN
- a CDS encoding MaoC family dehydratase N-terminal domain-containing protein, coding for MNRELIGKEYSTVEYEVSREKIKEYAKATLSANPFYFDPEFAGKSKHGTVVAPPTFAAVYSAAVMKVIFEDRDLGMEVPRIVHGEQKFVFGEVVRAGDLVTTGVKIENIFQKTNRAGVTNEFLIIKTTSLNQDEQMVCEGTCTLIERGKQFSE
- a CDS encoding acetoacetate--CoA ligase; the protein is MTEVLWRPSEEAVQRSQMNQFRLFVNERFGLNLRDAFELYDWSVTAIADFWAAMWDFSSIISSQQYDEVVDDTTKMPGAKWFAGARLNFTQNLLRDRDDRTALIFRGEGQPDRLLTYTELYTEVEKLAHVLRELGVSEGDRVAGFMPNMPEAVIAMLAVASVGAIWSSSSPDFGIKGVLERFSQIEPKVLFAADGYFYNGKTIDSLEKLRGILGELPSVEKVVVVPYTRERANIADIASGIHYEDFLPTGDVPALEFQQLPFDHPLYIMYSSGTTGLPKSMVHGAGGTLIQHMKELRLHCDITQDDTVFYFTTCGWMMWNWLVSNLAIGATVVLYDGSPFYPDEGTMWRMAEELGITVFGTSAKFIAASEAAGVRPAEEFDLGKLRAILSTGSPLVEESFDYVYRDVKSDVLLASISGGTDIISCFAGGNPALPVYRGELQCRGLGMKVTSYDEEGDSQLEQKGELVCTAPFPSMPVYFWNDPDGEKYHAAYFSDFPNVWSHGDYITVNEHGGVHIFGRSDATLNPAGVRIGTAEIYRVVEAMSEVEDSLAIGQQWQGDERVILFVKMNDGAVLSGELIQQIKQNIRTQCSPRHVPAKVLPIADIPYTINGKKVEIAVKKIIHGDEALNRDALANPEALKLYEDIPELQT
- a CDS encoding MaoC/PaaZ C-terminal domain-containing protein, coding for MSKTRSFTVKIDKYLPLYYAGASGDFNLIHIDREFGERQGLGGNILQGMCTMGITANQLIGDDDPAKLKSINVRFASPVYPGDELAIHAEYDGDSESFTVDKLNGDTIISDGIAEWR